The genomic stretch TTGAGAAACTGGTGCCAACATGGTGTAATCTCATTGTGGCCTCTataactacattacattgtCAGTTGTACATTCAGCACGATATAATTTAGTTGAGCATGCTACCATAAACGAGTGTATTAAATAGTCAAGACTTACCATTTTTGCAGCCCTGATAAAATTCTAGGAATCTTTTCCGCTTCTGTTAAATGTTGTTTTGTCAACAGAGGGCCCTTATTGATGCAATCAGGGAAGAAATCCTCAACCTGCGGAAAAACTGCAAGTGTTCACTCAGCGACAgctctcagagagagagcaggaaacgCTCCATAGACCTCCCGGACGATTGCAGCAAGCAGCCTCCCTCCAAGAAAGGTACAGGTTCTGCCCAAAGCGCTGGAAAAGGCCTCCCTCAGTTTGTGGGAGCAAGAGGGAACGCTCAGAGAGGACGTAAATATATTCGGTTGAAAAAAAGGCTGTCGGTTATGCGGAAATAGCCTTTGTGTTTTCACTttcatgtgtgttttggtgcttttattttgatgactgtttttatatttgtccTGAATAAACAAAAGTTGCGTTCTTTGTTTTGCTGTGTTTGCTTTGCACACAGATGCATAATTCCCAGTAGTTACCATCCACATTATGCAAGTGCTGGTTCGGGTTTGTGCTCTTTTTGTATAAAcccacatatttattttgttctgtgTAAAATTTACATATTCATAACTGATGTCAGCTGACAGTTATTTGTCCCTTTCATTTTCACTACTTGAGCATTTGAAGTGGAAAGGCAGGGCCTTGCTCTTTGAATCTAATGCAGTATGATCCTTCCAGCTTATTCAACTGCTGATGAACTGAATGGTCTCATAAATGCTTCTGCAAGTACTCATAGAAAGAAGCACCATGTAATATAAAACTGCAACACATCCATGCTCAACAACTGTTCaacataccaaaaaaaaaacgaatgaaAAGTAGTATTAAATTTGTCTTTCGGAGCATTTTGCATTTAGTGGGTAGTGTTAAGTATAGATTTTGCAATAAGGAGGAACACATCAGACGAAAGTTTCCCAAACTATGAGAGCAACTTTTACAAAGGCCAAGACTTTTTAAGATTGTTCTCAGCTTCAGACTTTCattgttaaaatattgtatgaACAGATGGTTTCTTATTCATGACTTTTTCTTCTCTTCCAAGCAACTCTTGAAGAGAACTCCTCTACCCTGGATGATGAGAACAAATCCCCGGAAGAAAGTACTGAAGAGGAATCGGACATTGTGCAGCAACCGCTTGTATCTACCCAGGGAGATATTCAGAATGACATTAAGCTGAAGGATGAACGACTGGAAGAACTGAAGCAGGAATCCATTTCCTTGGAGAGAAAAGTCAGTGAGTTAGTTGAGGATCTGAAGCAACAGACGTGTGCTTGTGAAGCTGCCATGTTGTCCCTGGAGAcggaaagaaaggaaaaaacgGAGCTTGTTCAGGAAAGGGAGATTCTGACTGCTCGGATGGGTGTCCTCCAGCAAGACTGTGAGAAGATGGCCAGTAAGCTCAGCGAGATGGAGTGTGAAGTCCACGAGCAGACGGGGAAGACCAAGATGCTCTCTGAAGAGTTAAAATCTGCAAAAACTCTCCTGATGGAACACAACGGTGACACCAGGGAGATGAGCAAGCAGATTGAATCCTTGACGCAGGATGCTGCGCAACTTGGGCAGGAGCTGGAAAAATGCAAAGCCGTGTTGGCGAGAAGGGACGGCAGCGGCAGCCATTTTCACCAGACGATGGACGCCCTGCACAAAGTGTGCGAGGACGTGGTGAACGAGTCCTCTCAGAAAAACCAGCAGATTCAAGACCTGGACCAAGAAGTCAGCCGCTGCAGACAGCAGGCTGCACAGCACCAGCAGCTCTGCGAGGAGCTGAAGCAGGAACTGGACTGTCTAAGGGAGGAAAGGCGCTCTGACCTGGAGCGAGTCCAAACCGAAAGGCAGCTTACCGAGGAACTGAGAGGCCGTTACTCTGAACTCGAGGCTGAGGCCATGAGCCTCAGAGAGCAGATGGCCTCCATCCGGGCTCAGACGCAGGCTGCCGAAGCCTCCTCTGCTGCGGCCGCTGAACTGGAGCAACGGCTGGCGGAGAAGGACTGTGCAGTGGAGGAACAGCTGGCGGAGAAGGACCTTGCAGTGGAGGGACAGCTGGCGGAGAAAGACCGTGCGGTGGAGGGACAGCTGGCGGAGAAGGACCGTGCGGTGGAGGAACAGCTGGCGGAGAAGGACCGTGCGGTGGAGGATCAGCTGGCGGAGAAGGACTGTGCGGTGGAGGAACAGCTGGCAGAGAAAGACCGTGCGGTGGAGGAACAGCTGGCAGAGAAAGACCGTGCGGTGGAGGAACGGCTGGCGGAGAAGGACCGTGCGGTGGAGGAACAGCTGGCAGAGAAAGACCGTGCGGTGGAGGAACGGCTGGCGGAGAAGGACCGTGCGGTGGAGGAACGGCTGGCGGAGAAGGACCGTGCGGTGGAGGAACGGCTGGCGGAGAAGGACCGTACAGTGGAGGAACACCTGGCGGAGAAGGACCGTGCGGTGGAGGAACGGCTGGCAGAGATGGACCGTGCGGTGGAGGAACGGCTGGCGGAGATGGACCGTGCGGTGGGGGAACGGCTGGCGGAGAAGGACCGTGCAGTGGAGGAACAGCTGGCGGAGATGGACCATGCGGTGGAGGACCGGCTGGCGGTGAAGGAACGGCTGGCGGAGATGGACCGTGCGGTGGAGGAACGGCTGGCGGAGAAGGACCGCGCGGTGGAGGAACAGCTGGCGGAGAAAGACCGTGCGGTGGAGGAACGGCTGGCGGAGATGGACCGTGCGGTGGAGGAACGGCTGGCCGAGATGGACCGTGCAGTGGAGGAACAGCTGGCGGAGAAGGACCGTGCGGTGGAGGCCCTGCAGAGGAGCCTAGAGGAAAGTCGCAGCAAGCTCCAAGACGTGGAGTCTGCGTCTTTACAGGAGGCCAGGAAGAAGGAGGCAGAGCGACGGCGGGAGCTCCTCAAAACCGCCGAAGAGGCCATCGCCCTGAAGGGCGCAGAGCTGGAGAAGAAGACTCAACAACTCTTGAGGCAAGTTGTCTTTGTAGCCTCTCATCAGGCGTTCAGTTATCAACCCCTCATGTAACTACGTAGGTTCTCTcttctgtttctgtattttaGCAGTCTATTttgttctgtatctgtgtttggGGGATTAGCCCTTCAGGATATTCCTGGAATGTTTCTTTGTACACTAAACTACAGGCACTTTTCTTACCTTCTCAGCTTAAAGGAGGAAGTGGCCAGCAGCTCAGATAAAATCAGGGCTTTGAATCTTGATTTGGAGCGAAAAGAAGAAGATTCTTCCGACATGAAGGAGAAGCTGGCCGATTCAAAAAGACAAATACAACAAGTGCAAAAGGAGGTTGGCTACCTTAATTTACTTGTCCTGCTTTTATAGAAATTACTTGCCTTTTATTACAAACCGTCCTGTGTACATGTATGCAAGTCCTGCAAGAAACAGTCCTGCAAGAAACAGATGCCTtacttcctgtcaccttccagaTTTCCTCCATGCGTGAAGAGGCAAAATCGCTAAGACAAAAACTCAGTGACGCTGAAAGGCTGAAAAGTCAAGCTCTGAGTGACCTGCACAGCAAGGACCAGTATATCCAACAGTTAAAGAGTGTAAGAGTTTCACCTGGTCATCATACCTTTTCACTGCTGTAGCTTTTCACATGGGTGTCGTTCACTCACTATCCGTTTCTTTCATTCAGGAGCAGGCTTGCAAAACCAAGGCTGATGGAAACCTCCAGCATTACCAGAAGGCTTGCGCTGGTATTGTTCTTTATATGCTATGAATTGATGATGGTTgatctgcaaaacaaaaaaacgtatATATTTAGGAGTGATatatccgattcaaggccctagtgttggcatttcaggctgctaaggggactgccccaccttacatacaatccttgatcactccctactccccagctagaccactccggtctgccagctctggtcgctttatggttccctctctatgtgcacctggcggtcgagctgcacgttcatgcctgttttccgttctggttcctcagtggtggaatgacttgcctacccctgtcaggacagcagaatccctccccctatttcgaagCAGACTCAaaaaacaccttttcaaactctaccttagtcctccctcctgatttcccccgccccccctttctgatatccctatccttgtctaacccaaaaaaaaaattgcacttatgatgaccactatatgtttagaacagcattcatgtgtattttcctagttatggatgtgatgctttgacttgtggtagaacctatgcacttgtaagtggGACAACAAGTGCACTATTTTTGGAATTCCTGTTGTGATAtggtttcaaaaataaaaaaatgtacgtTTTTAATTGGCCGGCTTTGTATGccgtttttgtttatttgtagatCTGCAAGCCAAAGAGCAGGTTATTGAAGGAATGCGCCTTGCACTGATGGAGCAAGAAGAAACCCAGGCAGAACAGGATCAAGTTCTTGAGGACAAATTGGATGAGATTGAATCTCTGAACAAAGGTTTGATTGAATCTCTGACTGGAGAATATTTCAGGAATACCATCTCCAACCTGCAGGTTGGTTTCATATATAAGagcatttattatattttttttccagaaatttCAACCTTGAAAGAAAGGTTCCTCATTCAGAATGATGTGGAAGGTGGCAGAATTGCTCCAGTTCTGGAAGGATGTAATTCCAGTGAATGTAAACGTGCAAAAgaagcaattgaaaaaacagAAGAGAACCTGAAGGTAAGAAGTGTGTGATGTGGGCTCTGCAAACTAGTTAAGCGCTAAAGGCATGAGGGATTGGTGGGCAAACTAAACTGCTGAATCAGTTTTGTAGCTGGCCATGTATTTCATGTTAACACGTAGTGCTAGTTGGTTAGCATACACCTCCCCTAGTTGACCTCTGGTTTTGTGCAAGCCGTTAGCAAACATGACTAGGATGGTGACATTTATTAAATTCAGGTTCTGTGCTTTGAATGGCAATACTGCAGTCCTGCAGGCCATTAACTTTGACAGGCATTTAAGAGGATATTTCTTTATATTGCAGCTCTCTAATGAGAAACGTCAAAGTGACAAGAAGAAGTGGCTGGAAGAGAAATTGCTCCTCATACATCAGGTGAAGGAggcagaggagaagaggaacCAGGATATCAAGAAGTTTGCTGATTACCACAAACGACATACCAAACTGCAGGCAGAAGTGGTAATGTTGCTCTGGTGTTTTGTCATCCATTGGGTATAGAAAGTGTTATAACTCATCTGATTTAATTTACTATGAAGTACACAAGTATTCCATAGTTGTTTTGTCTGGTATCGGTAGATTTTCAGGGTACTTGCTGTATTAGGGGGGCTGCAAACGTATAGCGAGAGCCTCTGCACATTGTAATGAGCAGTGTATACTGACGCTTGGGTATCTACAATGCCTTCCTCACAgacaaattaagaaaaatctGCAATTTTACACGGTATCTTGCAAATTTCTGCTAAATGTCCTGATCAAGGATGGCACAATGGTATTTTCAGTTGCGAGTTCAATTATGTCCAGCATCTGAAACACTGGCCCCTAAAACCAACTATTATATGTCTATCACATGTAATGGTGATGAATCTGGGTGTTACAATGAATGCCTGCATGTAGTGTCTTCACAGAGATGCCAGCGGACAACCTGGGtttgttgatttgtttgtttatttgcaatTGGTCTTTCACAGGAGTCCCTATCAAAGCAGCTCTCTGAGAAAGGCGATGACCTTGTGAAgtggagaaaagagagagacactctGGTTGCAGCTCTAGAAATCAAAATGCGGAACCTTGCAGCGAGCAATCTCGAGAAAGACCAAAAGCTGAAGGAACTCCAGAACCAGTCTAATTCTCTGCCACAAGAGGTCAGTATAGACTGGGTGCAAAATTGTAATCATTTCACATGTAAGGAGTCTTGCACAGAGTTTCACTAGTGCTGGTTCCATGGTCATCAGGAACGGAGTAGTCGATATTTTGGTTGGAAATGAACAGGACATATCTTGCAAAGATCCACCTATCTTTCATTCATTAAATAAGATGGATGTGTTAACATTCAAATTGTTTTCTTTCCTTCAAACGTTTCCTCAACCAAATTACCttttcatgttgtatttcattaCAAAATAATGTGCTGTGCATGGACTTATTTTATGTACTGTTACAGCCTTTTAAAACTGGTtttattacacattacattattacattacattattggcatttggcagacgctcttatccagagcgacgtacaattgattagactaaactggagacaatcctccaatgcagggttatgggccttgctcaagagcccaacggctgtgcggatcttattgtggctacaccgggattagagccaccgaccttgcgtggcccagtcatttaccttaaccactacgctaaaggcCGCCCCATGTAtccatgttttgttatttaaataatttttttcttacgttttaaaaatattctttcagaacatcaaaaaaaatgttcctgacATGCAGCGCATCTTGTCAAAGAAGGAATCTGAAATTCCGGAGTTGAGGAAACAACTGACAGCCTTATCAAAAAATGTCAATACATGTCCTGAAAATAATAGATTATCAACTCTGGTGagatcttgtttttgttttttttgtctttaatgtttcatgtttcatactAAATTACTGGGTAGTGCcttatacagtagtgtgcaaagatgtgggcacccctggtcaaaaagcccttgacaattaatatctaagtgaacagaagcaaacctgatgTGTACAATGTTAAGCATGATGCATTTCTTCAATTTTAAagcaatttcctttttttttgagtttcaaaataaaaatgttaaaaaaatttttaaaaaaggaaaaaggccctgagCAAAAGTTTGGAAACCCTGTATGttagtactcctcctagggcaACTGTAActgcttgtaaacgcttcctgtagctagCTAAGCGTTTCTTTTGCTTACTTCAGAAGCttatttttgtgttgaggttgttctttctggcaactctacCATGTAGGTTTGtcatttaaagtatgttgtattgttgtcctgtggaCAGTTAGACCTCTGTTTACagttttttgcagctcttttgcagtgatgcgTGCTTTCTTCtaagcat from Conger conger chromosome 2, fConCon1.1, whole genome shotgun sequence encodes the following:
- the kif20bb gene encoding kinesin-like protein KIF20B translates to MMESCFNSKIERTEPVTVDDLKKDLFADFSAIPSVLAQDSSVLEKEHLRVYLRIRPFTSAENDNGESQECVTIASPDVVLLKAPRTSLSARLSDKSVPQTAQRFQFSKVYGPEATQRDIFDGTVKHLVKDVLEGGNSLVFTYGVTNAGKTFTFLGSESESGVLPRSLDIIFNSIDDRIYKQMNIKPHRCREYIRLTKDQQDEEVTNKRNIMRLSKETDSQRSMTSQLSSTARTTILEGSTLSELDGLTGADCFNLDVDDHTKYSIWVSFCEIYNENIHDLLEPISNGPLKRNVLRLSQDVKGNSFVKDLKWVQVNDVHEAYKVVKVGKRNQSFSCTKLNNLSSRSHSIFSIRVLRIEDVGIPRVHTVSELSLCDLAGSERCAKTQNCGDRLKEAGNINTSLLILGKCINALRHNQQSKLQQHVPFRESKLTHYLQGFFCGRGKACMIVNINQCASMYDETLNVLKFSAVAQKVVVLNAKPLPVVSKKSCRDVSFIINNADRKNLWVKRKSSLVGWETSLEDVQEHDDNYEEEEDEEGDESSCVESVMNETIQEADGDEEDIEIDKDSHENQLLLIEALKQKLRKEEDEKLTMESRIREEVTKEFMQLFSQMEDDYSERLAKEREIIEERAERRLEILKNLVSKNSANEEPMSDSKEQPKDKVDLFDGMIDLMQDDLEKIKKDAEAAQTCLVSLPGPRDSVANLEKQVSDVSEELLKAQQLLTLKSTEVDAMSNQTQKLNEQLDEAKKNFESQTQKFQELMEICQEKDDMIFKLQTAMDQHVETAANDRALIDAIREEILNLRKNCKCSLSDSSQRESRKRSIDLPDDCSKQPPSKKATLEENSSTLDDENKSPEESTEEESDIVQQPLVSTQGDIQNDIKLKDERLEELKQESISLERKVSELVEDLKQQTCACEAAMLSLETERKEKTELVQEREILTARMGVLQQDCEKMASKLSEMECEVHEQTGKTKMLSEELKSAKTLLMEHNGDTREMSKQIESLTQDAAQLGQELEKCKAVLARRDGSGSHFHQTMDALHKVCEDVVNESSQKNQQIQDLDQEVSRCRQQAAQHQQLCEELKQELDCLREERRSDLERVQTERQLTEELRGRYSELEAEAMSLREQMASIRAQTQAAEASSAAAAELEQRLAEKDCAVEEQLAEKDLAVEGQLAEKDRAVEGQLAEKDRAVEEQLAEKDRAVEDQLAEKDCAVEEQLAEKDRAVEEQLAEKDRAVEERLAEKDRAVEEQLAEKDRAVEERLAEKDRAVEERLAEKDRAVEERLAEKDRTVEEHLAEKDRAVEERLAEMDRAVEERLAEMDRAVGERLAEKDRAVEEQLAEMDHAVEDRLAVKERLAEMDRAVEERLAEKDRAVEEQLAEKDRAVEERLAEMDRAVEERLAEMDRAVEEQLAEKDRAVEALQRSLEESRSKLQDVESASLQEARKKEAERRRELLKTAEEAIALKGAELEKKTQQLLSLKEEVASSSDKIRALNLDLERKEEDSSDMKEKLADSKRQIQQVQKEISSMREEAKSLRQKLSDAERLKSQALSDLHSKDQYIQQLKSEQACKTKADGNLQHYQKACADLQAKEQVIEGMRLALMEQEETQAEQDQVLEDKLDEIESLNKEISTLKERFLIQNDVEGGRIAPVLEGCNSSECKRAKEAIEKTEENLKLSNEKRQSDKKKWLEEKLLLIHQVKEAEEKRNQDIKKFADYHKRHTKLQAEVESLSKQLSEKGDDLVKWRKERDTLVAALEIKMRNLAASNLEKDQKLKELQNQSNSLPQENIKKNVPDMQRILSKKESEIPELRKQLTALSKNVNTCPENNRLSTLTEVCENGSAIDKVPFKKPQDISMISSAKGDCSLPSSEENEVSVLDSSDLSTQNGRPSRFPKPELEIQFTPLQPNKMCVKQQGDDSAVTVKITRSGRKRKSAEMDKDPVDSENRKNTRFRAPSRVPAGCEESPGMLGKRTDRLRQDHSRSSLKSKKDGTLQKIGDFIQSSPNLLGSKAKKIIGLVSAKSPEPSLNSKPKKSKRRLYKTEISSPFDIPSHPIICVDQDEKKESDHLIIKRKLRTRTAKI